From a region of the Podarcis muralis chromosome 16, rPodMur119.hap1.1, whole genome shotgun sequence genome:
- the PLA2G3 gene encoding group 3 secretory phospholipase A2 isoform X2 gives MTSLRPLLASLLALALTLPPGALGSWNKANTFCHTVAPDGDGRSRFLSFLWRRPDGLPPALVQSAWDSRGRLQGCAWRTEPSLISRYAELCAPPPPTGPGSRRRSGVPGTPHGSPLIRSYWGPELQRRLAALDAQKDSCRAPPGEAGAGRRGVLEDRGHKRVRRGWTMPGTLWCGAGDSAGNFTELGVFQGPDVCCREHDMCEAQISALGYKFGMRNFRLHTISHCECDERCKEYGLKPLARLVEQSQYHAALPYGESSSPATSPAPPRRHWGKGRKHGGKKNRKHRKYPEQDASESLRPHPEHPGASGSVTRPILTSKPDRTAHFPVRTSPGAVSVNKERVPLPPTLRTTSKPDLFRSGGVHTTAHSDVQQTGAISTRLPNEAGQEAVSSSNASKHNRTRKPGKLARSRSCSCYRRLDQCPYRIGPNEVKYQLHNVDSRTLFHCNCTRRLARFLRRTKGPNEVEEEVLSGYVSSSCFILQRPPGCMEGEGKQSNCIDVGRAVLAPARHLTNRLARTHRGSRLKVKWQEWAPPSQPLRLFDKCMQLL, from the exons ATGACGTCCCTGCGGCCCCTCTTGGCCTCCCTGCTGGCCCTCGCCCTCACGCTGCCTCCGGGCGCCCTGGGCTCCTGGAACAAAGCCAACACCTTCTGCCACACGGTCGCCCCCGACGGCGACGGCCGCTCCCGGTTCCTGAGCTTCTTGTGGCGGCGCCCCGACGGGCTCCCGCCCGCGCTGGTCCAAAGCGCGTGGGACTCCCGGGGGCGCCTTCAGGGCTGCGCTTGGAGGACGGAGCCGTCCCTTATCAGCCGCTACGCGGAGCTGTGCGCGCCTCCTCCACCGACGGGGCCCGGGAGCCGTCGAAGGAGCGGCGTGCCAGGGACCCCCCACGGCAGCCCTTTGATACGCTCCTACTGGGGGCCGGAGCTGCAGCGACGGCTCGCCGCCTTGGACGCGCAGAAAGACTCCTGCAGGGCGCCTCCGGGAGAGGCCGGAGCTGGCCGTCGGGGGGTCTTGGAAGATCGGGGGCACAAGCGGGTCCGGAGGGGTTGGACGATGCCCGGGACGCTTTGGTGCGGAGCTGGCGACTCGGCAGGGAACTTCACCGAACTGG GCGTCTTCCAAGGCCCAGACGTGTGTTGTCGGGAGCACGACATGTGTGAAGCTCAGATCTCTGCGCTGGGGTACAAATTTGGGATGCGCAACTTCCGCCTGCACACAATATCTCACTGCGAGTGTGATGAGCG GTGCAAGGAGTATGGCCTGAAGCCATTGGCTCGCTTGGTGGAGCAGAGCCAGTACCATGCTGCCTTGCCATACGGCGAGAGCTCCAGCCCTGCCACGTCTCCAGCCCCACCCAGAAGGCATTGGGGCAAGGGCAGGAAGCACGGCGGGAAGAAGAACCGGAAACACCGGAAATATCCAGAACAGGATGCCTCAGAAAGCCTGCGGCCGCACCCAGAACACCCAGGCGCTTCGGGTTCTGTGACTCGGCCAATCCTGACCTCCAAGCCAGATAGGACCGCACACTTCCCAGTACGCACCAGTCCGGGAGCGGTCTCCGTGAACAAGGAGAGAGTGCCTTTGCCACCCACCCTCAGGACTACGTCAAAACCAGACTTGTTCAGGTCAGGAGGCGTTCACACGACGGCACATTCAGATGTGCAGCAAACTGGTGCGATCTCCACAAGGCTACCCAACGAGGCAGGGCAGGAAGCAGTGTCGTCGTCTAACGCCAGCAAACACAACCGCACTCGTAAACCGGGTAAACTAG CCCGGTCGCGGAGCTGCAGCTGCTACCGACGCCTGGACCAGTGCCCGTACAGGATCGGGCCCAACGAGGTCAAATACCAGCTCCACAATGTGGACTCCCGCACCCTCTTCCACTGCAACTGCACCCGCAG GCTGGCCCGGTTCCTCCGGAGGACGAAGGGTCCCAACGAGGTGGAAGAGGAGGTTCTCTCTGGCTACGTCTCCTCCTCATGTTTCATCTTGCAGAGGCCTCCAGGTTGCATGGAAGGAGAGGGCAAGCAATCCAA CTGCATTGATGTGGGCAGAGCCGTCCTGGCCCCGGCACGGCACCTCACCAATCGGCTGGCGCGGACGCACAGGGGCTCCCGCCTCAAGGTGAAGTGGCAGGAGTGGGCGCCCCCCAGCCAGCCTCTCCGACTGTTCGATAAATGCATGCAGCTGCTGTGA
- the PLA2G3 gene encoding group 3 secretory phospholipase A2 isoform X1, translated as MTSLRPLLASLLALALTLPPGALGSWNKANTFCHTVAPDGDGRSRFLSFLWRRPDGLPPALVQSAWDSRGRLQGCAWRTEPSLISRYAELCAPPPPTGPGSRRRSGVPGTPHGSPLIRSYWGPELQRRLAALDAQKDSCRAPPGEAGAGRRGVLEDRGHKRVRRGWTMPGTLWCGAGDSAGNFTELGVFQGPDVCCREHDMCEAQISALGYKFGMRNFRLHTISHCECDERFKQCLLDQNDTISNLVGISFFNLLEIPCFVLENSEQCLEWHWWGGCKEYGLKPLARLVEQSQYHAALPYGESSSPATSPAPPRRHWGKGRKHGGKKNRKHRKYPEQDASESLRPHPEHPGASGSVTRPILTSKPDRTAHFPVRTSPGAVSVNKERVPLPPTLRTTSKPDLFRSGGVHTTAHSDVQQTGAISTRLPNEAGQEAVSSSNASKHNRTRKPGKLARSRSCSCYRRLDQCPYRIGPNEVKYQLHNVDSRTLFHCNCTRRLARFLRRTKGPNEVEEEVLSGYVSSSCFILQRPPGCMEGEGKQSNCIDVGRAVLAPARHLTNRLARTHRGSRLKVKWQEWAPPSQPLRLFDKCMQLL; from the exons ATGACGTCCCTGCGGCCCCTCTTGGCCTCCCTGCTGGCCCTCGCCCTCACGCTGCCTCCGGGCGCCCTGGGCTCCTGGAACAAAGCCAACACCTTCTGCCACACGGTCGCCCCCGACGGCGACGGCCGCTCCCGGTTCCTGAGCTTCTTGTGGCGGCGCCCCGACGGGCTCCCGCCCGCGCTGGTCCAAAGCGCGTGGGACTCCCGGGGGCGCCTTCAGGGCTGCGCTTGGAGGACGGAGCCGTCCCTTATCAGCCGCTACGCGGAGCTGTGCGCGCCTCCTCCACCGACGGGGCCCGGGAGCCGTCGAAGGAGCGGCGTGCCAGGGACCCCCCACGGCAGCCCTTTGATACGCTCCTACTGGGGGCCGGAGCTGCAGCGACGGCTCGCCGCCTTGGACGCGCAGAAAGACTCCTGCAGGGCGCCTCCGGGAGAGGCCGGAGCTGGCCGTCGGGGGGTCTTGGAAGATCGGGGGCACAAGCGGGTCCGGAGGGGTTGGACGATGCCCGGGACGCTTTGGTGCGGAGCTGGCGACTCGGCAGGGAACTTCACCGAACTGG GCGTCTTCCAAGGCCCAGACGTGTGTTGTCGGGAGCACGACATGTGTGAAGCTCAGATCTCTGCGCTGGGGTACAAATTTGGGATGCGCAACTTCCGCCTGCACACAATATCTCACTGCGAGTGTGATGAGCG GTTCAAGCAGTGCCTGTTGGATCAAAACGACACCATCTCCAACCTCGTGGGCATCAGCTTCTTCAACCTACTGGAGATTCCCTGCTTTGTCCTGGAGAACTCTGAGCAATGCCTGGAATGGCATTGGTGGGGTGG GTGCAAGGAGTATGGCCTGAAGCCATTGGCTCGCTTGGTGGAGCAGAGCCAGTACCATGCTGCCTTGCCATACGGCGAGAGCTCCAGCCCTGCCACGTCTCCAGCCCCACCCAGAAGGCATTGGGGCAAGGGCAGGAAGCACGGCGGGAAGAAGAACCGGAAACACCGGAAATATCCAGAACAGGATGCCTCAGAAAGCCTGCGGCCGCACCCAGAACACCCAGGCGCTTCGGGTTCTGTGACTCGGCCAATCCTGACCTCCAAGCCAGATAGGACCGCACACTTCCCAGTACGCACCAGTCCGGGAGCGGTCTCCGTGAACAAGGAGAGAGTGCCTTTGCCACCCACCCTCAGGACTACGTCAAAACCAGACTTGTTCAGGTCAGGAGGCGTTCACACGACGGCACATTCAGATGTGCAGCAAACTGGTGCGATCTCCACAAGGCTACCCAACGAGGCAGGGCAGGAAGCAGTGTCGTCGTCTAACGCCAGCAAACACAACCGCACTCGTAAACCGGGTAAACTAG CCCGGTCGCGGAGCTGCAGCTGCTACCGACGCCTGGACCAGTGCCCGTACAGGATCGGGCCCAACGAGGTCAAATACCAGCTCCACAATGTGGACTCCCGCACCCTCTTCCACTGCAACTGCACCCGCAG GCTGGCCCGGTTCCTCCGGAGGACGAAGGGTCCCAACGAGGTGGAAGAGGAGGTTCTCTCTGGCTACGTCTCCTCCTCATGTTTCATCTTGCAGAGGCCTCCAGGTTGCATGGAAGGAGAGGGCAAGCAATCCAA CTGCATTGATGTGGGCAGAGCCGTCCTGGCCCCGGCACGGCACCTCACCAATCGGCTGGCGCGGACGCACAGGGGCTCCCGCCTCAAGGTGAAGTGGCAGGAGTGGGCGCCCCCCAGCCAGCCTCTCCGACTGTTCGATAAATGCATGCAGCTGCTGTGA